The nucleotide sequence CCCTTGAGGAGTATTTTCTGGAAAACCATCGATAATTAACGTTATAGAAGCTCCCCTTTCTTTCGACTCTCTTGTTGGAATCCCATATTCAGGAAGGCTATTCTGATATATCCTTGCATAATAAACGTTACCAATGTTTTCGTTCACAGAGTAAGTATAATGCGTACTATCTTCTCCAGAAAGGTATTCTCCATTCTTAAACCATTTCACCAAATACTCATCTTCAGGGTATCCTGAGACAGATAAAGTAACAGCAGCATTATCTCCACTTGATTCATGATCTGGCCAAAACCTGTTATTAGCATCCTTGTCAAACAAGAAAGATTGAAGGTTATCCAATACTCCATTTTCATTCAATAAATTGATAGCCTCAAAATCAATGTAGCATCTTGATAAATCTAAAGTTTCTAAATTTTGAAAGCTATACAAGAAGCTTAAATTGCTGGTATCAATATATGATCCAGATAACCTTAAATGCTTGAGCTGAGTTAAAGCAGATAAATTATCAAAATCATTTAAAAATACATCTCCTCTAAAGTTCAATTGAAGAGATTTAAGGTGTTTAAGATCTCCTATTGAAGACATAAATCCACCACCATCTAAATCACTTTGAATAAATTCGATACCTTCAACTACACTAAAATTTACCCCGTCTTCATCGACAGAATCTCTTAATGTTAAGCCACTCCAACCGTAGATTGTAGTGTGAGGGTCGAACCAATTGTAACCAGGAGCATCTTGGATAGAATAGATGTTTTCTACCAAGTCTTTTAAGGCATTGTATTCCGTCAATAGCAATCCTTCTTTGTATTTTAATTCACCAACATAAACGATGTTATATGAATTATCATTTAAATCGAAAGTGATATCATACCTTCCGGGTACATCTACATAAATATCATTTCCGTAAGAGACTAGGATTCCTGATGGGAAAGTGTCACCTCCCCAATTATTATCCCATGAATAGTCTGCTCTAAATTTTAAATATCCACTTTTCAGTGAAAAGTTCTCAAGTGTCCAAATGTTTGGATCGTCATCTTGTACCGTGAGTGGGTAGTCTGTATCCCAACCTCCAATAGTTGCATCACCAGTAATTGTAATGTCGTTATAAGCGTCAACGGGTAAACTGATGGTAAAGATGAACAGGAGTAAGTAAAGTGAATTTACTCTCATTCGTAGGTAAATGTTTAAAGTTTGCGAAAAAATTGTCTTAGCTAAATTAAATGAATCATATGCAATAACATTTATTACGTAAGCTATTACTTTAATTTAGTTTTTTTCACACTCTACCCACAATAAGAAACTGATCAAAAACAAAAAAGGATATACCGCATGGTGACAGTATATCCTTTCTAAAATTCATCAAACCACCTCAGTGATTTGTAAAGCATATGTTTATTTTCCTAGTAATTCTTCTAACTTCTCCTCTAAAGCATTACCTCTCAGGTTTTTAGCGATAATCTTTCCTTCTTTATCTAATAATAGAGTGAAAGGAATAGATTCTACACCGTAAGCTTTAGCGGCCTCATTATTTGTATCATGCACCTGAGTCCATGAAATATGATCTATTTGAATTGCTTGTTTCCAAGCATTTTGATCTTGGTCGATAGATACGCCATATACTTCAAATCCTTTAGACTTATATTTATTATAAGCTCTTAATACATTAGGGTTTTCCATTCTACATGGTCTACACCAAGATGCCCAGAAATCGATCATTACATAATTTCCCTTAAAATCGGATAACGCAATGTTTTTACCTTCAACAGATGGTAAATTAATCTCTGTGGCCATAGCACCAATTCTAGTGGCTTTGATTGCATCAATACTTTTAGATACTTCTTTCACTAATTGGTCATCAGGAAAGTTTTTCTCCAGTTTTTCAACAGTTTCATTGATTACATCAAAGTAAGCTTCTTTATCGTTTAAGAAGTTAAGCACCACCAAAGATACATAAGCACCATCAAATTTCTTTAATTTCTGCTGCAATTCTGCCTTTTGAGCATCTTGCATTGCTTTTATCTTCTTGATTACCTCTTCTTTATTTTCTGATGACGCATACTCCTGCTGAAGTTTTGAACCTTCTTCAGAGTACTTATCATACATTTCTTTTAGTCCATGAAGAAGCTCATTTTCTCTTGAACCAGAAATTTCATAACCTACAGGAGCACTGCTTACAGATAAATCTTTATCTTCTAATACCAGAATCTCTTCTGCTTGGTTATCAATATTTATTGTGTAAAGTCCAATTTTAGGAACAGTATAATCAAAAGAGAACTTTCCCTTTTCATCTACTGTTGTCTCAGCAACGTTTCTTTTGCCTCCAACATTCTCAATTGAATATAAGATTACTTTAGCACCTTTTTCTATTCCTTCTAATTGACCAGATATACTAATCTTTGCAGGATATTCCGCTTTAGTATCATTTTCTTTTGAAGAACCGCAACTAATAGCAAATAATGCTAGTAATAAAATTAGACTATACTTAAATGTTTTCACTTCTGTCTGTTTACATGATTTATTATTATGCAATATACACAGATCTTTACTTTTCCAATGCTTCGCGAAGTAATTGATTTGTTTTTTGAGGATCTGCTTTACCTTTTGCCATTTTCATGACTTCACCCATAAACAAACCAAGTAAGTTCTTTTTCCCTTTTTTGTATGCTTTCGCTTTATCAGGGAATTTAGCAATTGCTTCATCAATTAAAGGAAGTAAGAAATCATCGCCACTATCTTGGATTAAATCCAATTCTTTGGCTAAACCTTCTACAGATACTTCCGGCTTAGAAGCTAATGCTTTCAATAAGTTTTGTGATGCAGCGGCAAAGCTAACTTTCTTAGCATCTACCAATGCAATCATTTCCGCTACTTGTTTTGGACGAATTGGAAAAGCATCAAAGTCACCACCTGTCTCATTTAATAATGATTTCAGAGGGCCCATCATCCAATTGGAAGCCGCTTTATAATTTTTTGTAGAAGAACATAGTTCCTCAAAGTACTGAGCTGAATCTTTTGCCTCTGTTAATAAACGGGCATCGTACTCTGGTAATTTATATTCTGATGTAAATTTCTTAATCAATTCTGCTGGTAAGCTAGGCATCTCCGCCTTGATCTTTTCTACCAACTCCTGTTTTACAATCATTGGAGGAAGGTCAGGACAAGGAAAATAACGGTAATCGTTTAATGTTTCCTTTGTACGCATACCATACGTCTTTCCTGTATCTACATTGAAAGTTCTTGTCTCAGAAATGATCTCCTCGCCTTTCTCTATAAGTTGAATCTGACGTTGCATTTCATATTCAATGGCCTTTTGGATATTACGCATTGAGTTCATGTTTTTGATCTCGCATTTTTCTCCAAGTTCAGTAGACCCTTTTAATCGAACAGAAACATTGGCGTCACATCTTAAAGATCCTTCTTCCATATTCCCATCACCAATACCAAGGTAACGAACGGTTTTTCTGATCTCACCAACAAAAGCAGCTGCCACTGCAGAATCATGAATACAAGGTTCCGTTACAATTTCCATTAATGGAACACCGGCTCTATTTAGATCTACCAAAGTATCAGGACTTCCTTCTAAGTGTGTTGACTTACCGGCATCTTCTTCCATATGAATTCGGTTAAGCACAACAGTAAACGGATCCCCATTTTTTGTAACTACATCAACATGCCCACCAATACAAATAGGTGTTTTATCTTGTGTTGTTTGATATCCTTTTGGAAGGTCTGGATAGAAGTAATTTTTTCTATCAAAGAACTGATATTCTGAGATACGGCAATTACAAGCCAATCCCATTTTAATAGAAGATTCAATCACACCTTTATTTACCTTAGGAAGCGTTCCCGGCAAAGCTAAAGTGATTGGACTAATATTTACGTTCGGATCTTCACCAAAAGTGGTAGGATCTGAAGCAAAAATTTTACTTGCTGTTGTTAATTGTGAGTGCACTTCCAAACCCACAACCAATTCATACTTTTCTAAAATGGCCTGATCAATCATGCTTATATATTTTTCTCGAATAGAGATGAACCTTTTAGGAAGTGTAATTTGTAGCGTTTGTAGTTAGCATTAGACAATAATCACATCTTTAAACCTTGGTTACCTCTTTTCTGTTCTATTGATAATCAATTTGAAATATTTTCAACAAAAAAAGTTATTCCTTACAAAAAGAAATAACTTTTAATGAATTTTATTACAATATTAATAAAAATATCTATTTTTCAATACAATTTCTAGTGTTTTCGTTGACTTGCCTTGAAAAGGATTTGTTTTTCTTCTTGAGTTAATCCTTCATAGCCTTTATCAGAAATTTTATCCAATATCTCATCTACTGTTGCTTGTGATGGTTGAGCCCCTGTTTTAGCAGTAGTAGTTTTCTTACTTGCTTTCTTTTTTCCTCCTCTGTGAACTACTTTCAATTTCTTTTCAGAAGACATTAAATCAGAGAAGAAATCTGAAATTTTATAAAGTGGCGTTCCCAAATCAGTTCCTTTTTTAAGAATAGCTACATAGCCATACCCCATTAGGGCTCCACCTAAGTGAGCAATTTCACCACCAGCGTTTGCACCTGCAGTTTGAATTAAGGACAAGAAAATATATACCGCCGCCAAGTATTTGATCTTTACTGGGCCAACAAATAGTAAATTGATTTTATAATCTGGAGCAATTGCAGCAGAACCGACAACAATAGCATATACACTTGCTGAGGCACCGATAAGTCCACTTACCATATCCATACGAGCATTATAGTATGGAATTACATTGTACATAAACAAATAAGCAAGTCCACCTGCAATACCTCCAAGGAAGTAGATAGCCACCACTTTTTTATCTCCGAGGAATTCTGTGAAGATCATTCCAAACCAATACATGATTAACATATTGAAAAGGATATGAAAGAAATCCGACATACTATGCATAAAGAAGTATGTGATTAAAGTCCAAGGTGCTTTAACAAAGTCAATAGCAGATGGTGGTAGTGCTACATTAGGAAAAATGTATTCATAGTAAACGTCAACAAGACCTGATAGTTTAAGTGCTAGTAGCAGTAAGCTCATACAGACATAAACAACTACATTGACAATGATCAATCTTAGTAGTCCACTACCCGGCTTGTTCCATGTATATTTTAAATCTGAGATAAAACCGTTCATAAGTAATATTGTAATGGTTTAATGACAACCTGTGATGTTGTACTGTTCTATAAGGTTATTTATTAGGTAACTTAATTTACATAAAATCAACAAGTAATAAAAGTGATTTCATGCAATCATCGGACAAGTACAGTTTATTATTAGATATTTGATTTGTAGATAATTTGTTTAAAAATATCCCAAATAATTTTCTTAAAATAGTGATATCCATAGATTATTGTTCTTTGAATATCACTACTTTATGTATTTCTAATTCTGGTAACTTTGATATTTCCAGTGTCTCATCAATAGATAAGCAAATAATGCACCGCCCAAGTGAGCTAGGTGAGCAACATTGTCTGCTGGGTTCTGATTGATAAGCTCATATGTTTCATATAAAATATAAGCACCTACCAAGTATTTTGCTTTTATTGGAATTGGAGGGAACAACAACATCAAACGTAAATTTGGAAATAAGTACGCAAACGTAAATAATATACCGAAGATCGCTCCTGATGCTCCAATCATAGGAATATTCATTCTATCTATTGTAATCTTACGGGCAAATTCAACTGCTTCTTTTTGTAACCCAGGATTATTAGGGTCTGCAGGGAAAATACTCTCAGCAAAGTTATACAAAGTTGTATTGTGCTGTAAATAAACTTCTGCATGATCTTGACAGAAAGCCAAGAAGTTTTCTGGTGTTGAACTTAAAATAAACTGTGCTGCAGAAGCTTCCATTTGATGAATTTCAACAAAGTTGACCAATCCATACAACGCACCGCCACCAAGACCTGTGACAAGATATAAAATCAAGAATCTTTTTGAACCCAACACATTTTCCAACATTGGTCCGAAGATGAATAAGGCAAACATATTACTAAAAATATGTGCGAAATCTCTGTGGACGAACATATATGTAAATGGTTGGAACACTTGGAAGTATTCCGATTTAGGGTAATGATACCCCAACAAAGCAACTACATCTATACTGTGAATTAAATTCACTGCACCAAAGATGAGCAGGTTTATCAATAATAATATCTTAACGTTAGGAGTGAGATTTTGTCCCATAAAATGTAATATGTAAACGTAGATGAGTTCTAATATACTTGTTAATCGACACTAGAACGAATTTCTTTAATATTCAATTGAAGTATTTTACTTCCTCTGAATTCATTTATTTCTAATCTGAAAGCAATATCAAAACTTCCTGAAGTAATGATTTCTAATTGATCGGCCTGATTAAAAGCAATAGCATCGATGGCTTGATCTCCATCGTTTTGTATTAGTTTCATTTTCAGGTGTCTTTCCTTTAGTATCCTAGGTACTTCTGTTGATTTTACTCCCTTAGCAACAAACAGAGGCATTGGGTTTTCATGCCCAAAAGGTTTCATCTTATCGATGATACTAGCAGTGGAAAGTGTAATATCTGTCAGTTCAACTTCCAAATCGATATTTAATTCAGAAACAAATTCCTTTCCATTCAATTTTTTCTGTACTTCTTCATCAAATTTGTCGGAAAAGGCTGACAAATTTTCTTCTTTTAATGACAACCCTGCCGCTGAAGTGTGTCCGCCAAACTGAGAAAGTAAGTCACCACATGAATTTAAAACATCATGTAAATCAAATTTTCCGATCGCTCTTCCCGAACCTGTCACTTCTCCTCGTGATAAGGTAAGACATACTGTCGGTTTTCCAATTTTCTCAGCTACCTTAGAAGCAACAATGCCCAATACACCTTTATGCCAATCTTCCTTGTACAAAACTAATCCTGACTTACTCTCTTCACTAGAAGCAATCTCTAGTGCTTCTTCTGTGATCTTTTGGTCATAATTTCTCCTTAACTGATTTAATCGATTCAGCTCATTGGCTAATTCATTAGCCTCTTTAGGATCTTCTGTTGCCAATAATTCTGCTGCAATTTGTGCATGAGCAATTCTACCGGCTGCGTTAATCACTGGCCCAATACTATAGGCTAAATCAGTCAGTTGAACTGTAGCTTGATCCTTTTTTAATACTTGTAGTAAAGCAATAATTCCAGGTTTAGTACTTTTTTTCAAGTAAGAAATTCCCTGATGTGCTAATACTCGATTTTCTTCCACCATGGGTACAACATCACAAGCTGTACCTAAAGCAACAAGATCTAAATGTTGCCACAATGGCGTTGGGTCAATTCCATGTTTCTGGCAAAATCCTTGAAGAAATTTAAATCCGACACCACAACCCGATAATCCTTTGAAAGGATAATCACAATCTGGTCTTTGAGGATTTAAAACTGCCGTAGCTTTAGGTATAGTATCTCCGAGTTGGTGGTGGTCACAAACAATAAAATCAATATTTCTATGAATAGCATTATCAATTGCTTCATGGCTCATAATACCACAATCCAGAGAAATAATTAACTGACAGTTTGTTTTCGCTGCATACTCCACACCACGAACAGAAACACCATAACCTTCTGTATATTTATCTGGAACATAGAAATCTACATTATCATAAACTCCTCTAAAGAAATGCATAAAAAGAGCTACGGACGTAGTGCCATCGACATCATAATCGCCAAAGAATAAAATTCGTTCCCCCTTTTCTATGGCTAAGGTTAATCTCGCCACGGCCACATCCATATCTTTCATTAGAAAAGGATCATGTAACTTCTCTAGAGTAGGTCGAAAATAATCTCTTGCTTGATGTAAAGATTTCACTCCCCTTTGTGCCAATAACTTGGTAATCAAGATGGGCACATTAGGTTGCTTCATCAACTCTTTTATATATTTATCTTCTGGCTCTGCAGCCACGTTCCATTTTTTACTCATATTATTTTTTTGCACCTAATGCCAATGCAATCCATGCCGCAATAAAACCTACACCTCCAATTGGAGTAATCGCACCTAACCAATTAATGCCTGTGATAGATAGAATGTATAAACTCCCTGAGAAAATTAAGATACCAATCACCATAAATACAGCAGCCCATTTTAACCAGTTTTGTTCTATTTTATCAGCCAGTGCTCCCAAAAGTAAGAGTCCTAAACCGTGGTAAAAATGATATTTCACACCTGTTTCAAAAGTTTCTAAACGACCATTGGCTTCGAGAACTCCTTTTAAACCATGTGCTCCAAATGCTCCAATCGCTACTGCTAAAGCACAAAAAATGCTACCTACGATAATGATATTTCTACTCATTTTGTTTGTTATTGCTGTCCTGAAAGAATTAATCTTTTTAGTTTACCATGCAAGATACATAGGATTCAATATATTCTTCTTATGAAACAAGAAAAACGACTTCCTCGAAAGAAAATCGTTTTTCAAAAATGTTATTCATATCTTATTTCTAGTAAAGTTACTTCCTATGCTTGATTTTTCACACCTACAGAAGCAAATTCTTCTACCATTTGATCAACAACTTCTTTTACTGGTCGAATTGAATTTACATATTCAATAGAAGGACCAGCACACCAAACCGATTTATAAGTCGCTCCAAAGGCTGCTTTTTCAAGCATTTTCATTCCTTTATAGAAAGTCAACATCTTAGCGAACTTCTTGAGAGTCTTATTTTTATTAAGAATTGATTCAAGCCAATTTTGCTTTGTACCAATCTCTTTCATGTATGGAGTATTGATTACAGTACATGGCGTACCCGATAACTTTGTCGTCATCACAATATCTTTACTACCATAATCGACACATGCCTGTTTGTAATCTTGTGATACACCCGCTTCGGTTGTTGCAATAAATGGGCTTCCCATAGAAATACCTACAGCTCCCAAATCCAACTTTTCTTTCCATTGGAATCCATTTCCAACCCCTCCAGCAGATATCACTGGTATGTTACAGGCGTTTACCAAAGCAGGTACAAGTTCTGCCGCTTTTGTTGGCCCCGCATGTCCACCTGCTTCTTTATTTACCGCAATGACAGCATCTGCACCAAGTTCTTCTACTTTTTTAGCATAATGTATATCTACTACATCACAAAATACTTTGATTCCTGCAGGCTTACACTTTTCAATAATTTTTCTTGGAGATCCTAAAGAAGTGATGATGTAATCTACCTTCAATTCAACACAAGTGTCCAATTGTTCTTTCAGTCTCACATTCGATTTGTTAGCAATAAGGTTAATCCCTATTGGACCGTCTGCTGCTGACCTAATTTGTTGAATAGCTGCTCTAAATTCCTTATCTGTTCTATAGTTTAAGGCTGGAACTGTACCTGTTATTCCGCTATTGATCGCAGCAATTAGCATATCAGCATTGGATACAAGAAACATTGGAGCCATTATGATAGGATACTTAATCCCTAACATCTCGGTTAGTGGTGTGGAAATTTTTTCCATAGTGTTGTTGTGTAATTGGTAAGTTAATCAAAAAATAGTATGCATGCATACTATTTTATTTTCTACAAGATCAACAATTTTTAGAAAAAATAAAAACGGTATTATGAATAAATAGAACTGAATCTTATTGATTTTCAATGGTTCTTATTTACCATGAACCTTGCCTTTCATAAATAGATAGAGATACGTGGAGGTGGTCACCTGTACCCCCATGGCGGACCGCATTAAACCCTAAAGACTTAAAATACAACTGTGCCATCCATACCATCCAAAACGGTCTATTTTTAGTTCTTAAATCCATAGCATGTACATAACCAGTATTTTGTTTGTAATGTAGCGATCTGCCTTTTTTCTGTAATCTCATAGAAGTATAATCATCAGGAGTTCGAGACAGATCTGTTATCAACATCCCTTTATCAAGAAACAGGAAAGTTCTTACACTAATTTTAAGGTAAGGGTGCAATTGTGTATATTCTGCTCTTATCTTTTCATTTTTTGCATTATTACCTGTGAATGAAAACAAAGCAAAAACAACATAGGATAAGACTATTAATGCTACAGAGATTGCTGACCATTTTAAATGAGAGAACCTTATTTTTTTAATATTCACTATCATCAAAGAGATGATCGAAAAATAGGCCCAAATACATAATGCTGACATTGTAATCCCTCCCATTAAGCCAATCCAAGTATTTATATTGTACTCATGATATAAGTAAATAGCACCTCGTATCAAAAATAAAAAAGGCAATGAAAGGCTAAACATGATAAAGATAATCTGAACAGTAAATTTAGTCAGTTCCCATTTCCAGCTCCATTTTTTAGATGATTGTGATTCAGTAACATATTGATTAGTATAGTTTCTCATTATTTAATGGTAAAAGTTGATTTTTGAGTAATGTCTATTGTGTTTTACGAAAAATTCTTCTTTTCGATTACATATATTTTATAAATTTCTAATATTATTCCTCTTCAAAATTAAAATTATATCAAATAATGACCACACTCTTCGTAATCAATCACTTTAGGTATTAAATTTAAATGTCTACAACGAGGATATTTATTATTTTGATGATAATAAATGAACTTTTAATAATCTATCAACACAAATAGATAAAACCCTTAAATATTATACTGTGAAACAAAAAAGCAGCATTGGAAAGAAACTGGCAAAATGGTTCGGTTTTACTCTTTTAGGCGTTTTCGCGATACTCATTATTGGCGTCATTTTATTTTATGCTAATAGAGCTACCATTAAGGCAAAAGTTATTGAAGCCGTCAATCAAGAACAAAATGGTGATTTACAAATAGGGCAAATTGGTATTGCTCCGTTTGAGGATTTCCCCAATTTCACTCTCCAGTTAGATAGTATTGTCTATCATGAAAAGAAAGCAGCGATAAGAACAGAAGCTGAAGAAGGGAGACCTATTGCAGCATTAAATAAGTTCTTTGTCTCTATTGATGTCGTTGCCTTGATTGAAGGCGATGTAAAAATCGGAGCGATCAAACTACATGATGGCGAATTGAACTTACTTTCTTATAAAGACAGTACCTTCAACTTAACAAATGCATTAGGTATTGATCTTACAGACACAACACAAGTTGAAGAGCCTGCGGATACTACAACAGCGGCTCCTCCAGCTTTTGCGGTTCAATTGGATAAGTTCTCCCTTAAGAATATCAAAGTGATTGCTTACAATGGACTGACTGAAAAAGGTATTGGAATGCAGGTCAATAAGATCAAAACTTCATTGACGTATAATGAGAATATTATTTCAAATACTTTAAATGTCAATGTTGAATTACTTGGTATCAAAGACAAAGAAAAATTGATGTGGCGTAATAAACACTTAGAAATGAAAACAAATCTAAGTTTTGACCGCCTTCAAAAGATCATCAATATCCAAAAATGCCATATGGCTATTGAAGGAGCTGAGTTTGATCTTGATGGTACAGTAGATATCCCTAATGATCTCGATCTTGATATTAATGTAAAAGCATCCCAAAAAGACCTGAACATCGTTAACCTATTGGCTAATGGTAAAATGGATGTTGAAAAAATTAAAGAAAGCTACTCGAGTACTTTGGGTGGTTTAGAATTCGATGCTAAGATTACAGGTAAATCTAAAGCTACTTTACCAAAAGTTGTGGCCAACGTTCGTCTAGATAAATTTACGCTTCAGAGTTTAAAAACACCGTATGGGGTAAAAGATTTTAGTTTTACTGCCTCATTGAATACTGGAGATTCAACAGATTTATCTCAACTGCAATTCCATTTAGATAAGTTTAACCTAGAAACAACGAATGGATACACTAGAGGAAGCTTGGATGTTACCAATGGTATCAAACAGCCACACATCGAATTAGATTGGGATGCTAATCTTTCTCTTGAAAGCTTCGACGACCTATTAACAGATATTCCTTTTGATAGTCTTGGTGGTAAAATCACTTTCAATGCGAAAGTAAAGTATGATATTGATGTAGAGAAAAAGCAATTCTTACAAACGGGAAAAAATTCGCAAAAAATATATCTGAAAATTGATGATGTCTATGTTAGACACGTACCAACAGGTTTAGTACCTAAAAATATCAACGGTATTTTCTATATCTGGGAAAACCACTTAGGTATTAAAGATTTATCCGCAAATATGGCGGGAAGTGATTTTAAATTCAACGGTAATATCGATAACCTGATTTTCTATGCATTAGGAATGGATACTGATATTAAAGCTGATGTAAAATTACAGTCGAAGCACTTCTTAGTAAAAGAACTTTTGATGTATCAAGATACTGCTGCAGCCGCATTAGCCGACAACTTACATGATATTGATATCGATTTTACATTAGAAACGAACAGTAAGAGTTTAAAAAATTATAAGATCGTACCTTATGGTAAATTAACGATCAATAATCTTCAAACATCCTTCGACAAGTTCCAGCCCATACATAATGTTTCTGGTTTAATGGGTATTACTCCAAAAGCACTTGGTATCGATCACTTAAAAGGAAACATAGGTAAATCAGATTTCTATTTTAGAGGTGGTTTTGATAACTATGATGGAGTAATTTACAAGGATTCAACAATTCAAATTCATGCGGGATTTGACATTCGTTCAAGCTCTATGCGAGTAGTTGATTTCTTTACATACGGAGATTCTCTATTGGTGCCAAAGACATTTAAGGATGAAAAAATGAATAACTTCCAAATTCAAGGAGGTATTGATATTATCA is from Flammeovirga agarivorans and encodes:
- a CDS encoding AsmA-like C-terminal region-containing protein, producing MKQKSSIGKKLAKWFGFTLLGVFAILIIGVILFYANRATIKAKVIEAVNQEQNGDLQIGQIGIAPFEDFPNFTLQLDSIVYHEKKAAIRTEAEEGRPIAALNKFFVSIDVVALIEGDVKIGAIKLHDGELNLLSYKDSTFNLTNALGIDLTDTTQVEEPADTTTAAPPAFAVQLDKFSLKNIKVIAYNGLTEKGIGMQVNKIKTSLTYNENIISNTLNVNVELLGIKDKEKLMWRNKHLEMKTNLSFDRLQKIINIQKCHMAIEGAEFDLDGTVDIPNDLDLDINVKASQKDLNIVNLLANGKMDVEKIKESYSSTLGGLEFDAKITGKSKATLPKVVANVRLDKFTLQSLKTPYGVKDFSFTASLNTGDSTDLSQLQFHLDKFNLETTNGYTRGSLDVTNGIKQPHIELDWDANLSLESFDDLLTDIPFDSLGGKITFNAKVKYDIDVEKKQFLQTGKNSQKIYLKIDDVYVRHVPTGLVPKNINGIFYIWENHLGIKDLSANMAGSDFKFNGNIDNLIFYALGMDTDIKADVKLQSKHFLVKELLMYQDTAAAALADNLHDIDIDFTLETNSKSLKNYKIVPYGKLTINNLQTSFDKFQPIHNVSGLMGITPKALGIDHLKGNIGKSDFYFRGGFDNYDGVIYKDSTIQIHAGFDIRSSSMRVVDFFTYGDSLLVPKTFKDEKMNNFQIQGGIDIINQELFSGKKVPDFKIWMKGLKWRLSITPLLFRDFKFELVKKGDNIMLNDFTGKVGQSDMTFNAQLYNVSDSTRKDFSGKFQVDAKMLNFNELLKLTLPEETYAESSSSRSTEIQEEEPVDIFAIKYPDLELDVKVNQMLLMDMHIKNFDGKVSTSRDQTVKLDGISVQLGDIGNMKMSGLANMKDPKNVTLDGDAVLKNVDLSKIDFEVEYEGEKINVSKNFDGILNSTMKANARLNDDLTIDIAHTTADINMTLEDGRIVNFGPLEAMARYFGNKDMSNIRFDKVENNFTVKDGVFYIPRMDIASTIGQIYLTGEQHLDMNMKYMVEVPFKLVRSVAWNTLTGGKKKKDDEEDEIQKDEGGKYVAVRIEGNIDDYSIKLGKGKDKKKKDKKSK